One segment of Neodiprion fabricii isolate iyNeoFabr1 chromosome 1, iyNeoFabr1.1, whole genome shotgun sequence DNA contains the following:
- the LOC124187741 gene encoding uncharacterized protein LOC124187741 isoform X2, whose translation MTENCFTKLLKHGQKFDEGVKKLTETWRYPQGILGGYGADSKAAEASLKTLKDDLSQFQNINNDAESRKSYMSEMETFLEESQHVYEDIVQSCNDMETVLSEYGYENPQDESVEQSESDSVVDTSLIPSDVTDDLLEVEFTPNMTWRQKPKTMGMP comes from the exons ATGACCGAAAACTGTTTCACCAAGTTACTAAAACACGggcaaaaatttgacgaaggTGTGAAAAAACTGACCGAGACGTGGCGATATCCTCAAGGAATATTGGGAGGTTATGGCGCAGACTCGAAAGCGGCAGAAGCTTCTTTGAAGACTTTAAAAGATGATCTGTCGCAGTTTCAG AACATTAACAACGATGCCGAATCGAGAAAAAGTTACATGTCTGAGATGGAAACATTTTTAGAAGAGTCGCAACATGTTTATGAAGATATCGTGCAGTCATGCAACGATATGGAGACCGTCTTATCAGAGTATGGATATGAAAATCCGCAAGACGAGAGTGTCGAGCA GTCAGAATCGGACTCTGTTGTGGATACCAGCCTAATTCCATCTGATGTCACTGACGATCTTTTGGAAGTTGAATTTACTCCAAATATGACTTGGCGACAGAAACCGAAAACGATGGGAATGCCGTAG
- the LOC124187741 gene encoding uncharacterized protein LOC124187741 isoform X1, which produces MTENCFTKLLKHGQKFDEGVKKLTETWRYPQGILGGYGADSKAAEASLKTLKDDLSQFQKNINNDAESRKSYMSEMETFLEESQHVYEDIVQSCNDMETVLSEYGYENPQDESVEQSESDSVVDTSLIPSDVTDDLLEVEFTPNMTWRQKPKTMGMP; this is translated from the exons ATGACCGAAAACTGTTTCACCAAGTTACTAAAACACGggcaaaaatttgacgaaggTGTGAAAAAACTGACCGAGACGTGGCGATATCCTCAAGGAATATTGGGAGGTTATGGCGCAGACTCGAAAGCGGCAGAAGCTTCTTTGAAGACTTTAAAAGATGATCTGTCGCAGTTTCAG aaGAACATTAACAACGATGCCGAATCGAGAAAAAGTTACATGTCTGAGATGGAAACATTTTTAGAAGAGTCGCAACATGTTTATGAAGATATCGTGCAGTCATGCAACGATATGGAGACCGTCTTATCAGAGTATGGATATGAAAATCCGCAAGACGAGAGTGTCGAGCA GTCAGAATCGGACTCTGTTGTGGATACCAGCCTAATTCCATCTGATGTCACTGACGATCTTTTGGAAGTTGAATTTACTCCAAATATGACTTGGCGACAGAAACCGAAAACGATGGGAATGCCGTAG
- the LOC124187713 gene encoding thyrotropin-releasing hormone-degrading ectoenzyme-like, whose product MTAIVATCVAIGLIAYMLTTSSGNPDASAESTPNNQGDKVEERLPKSVSPVEYRLKIIPHLEDGNFTSSGELWITMEFKETTNKIVLNAREITFHQVEIVSLAKDIAVTNVTVKNDSELVIIRVNKLLRKGESHKLYIRFSGILNDVLQGFYRSSYVDSATNETRWTATTQFSPTYARRAFPCFDEPSFKARFRISLGRRENMTSISNMPLKSTQDMPNMPHFVWDHYQPSLPMSTYLVAFIVTDFDNVQVKDSSQPVFRLWSRHDVIDQTEYMSKIGPSMLRFLEGYFNIPFPLDKQDIVALPDFGYNAMENWGLITFRESAMLVNEKEAVAEARQNVASVAGHELAHQWFGNLVTPAWWSDLWLKEGFATFFGNMAVNHVEPTWRMTDSLIQDLHDVLVGDALESSHPISVGLNHTDQITQIFDSISYIKGCSIIRMMHHFLGAEVFRMGIQRYLRTYSYRNAEQDVLWEALTYEARLSENPVTYITVKNVMDTWTLQTGYPVLQVQRNYKTGTVTVFQERFCWAIAGCQDSTESWWIPLTWTTQSNPRYNDTMPKAWLWNPTLELNDTVPDDQWILFNLGQTGYYRVNYDDRNWKQLAQSFETLPPVIRSQLIDDSLAASRAGNLRYKIAIDLISRLENETDFLVWNAALNQLEYIHDKMHDDADYNKFMLRLGRKIFETIGTVEKQNDGHRERRWRGKIMKWACIVGHEECRQRAHQFLKNWIEMPPAKENPVPANLRSWVYCTGLKHGGKSEWNFLWNQYLKTTSGSEKTALLEALGCITDDAILLSYLEKSISKNSGVRKQDGWWVFRSVAGNPIGKDIAFRFLRENWVALNEYYGSGFSAVAKMVTALPRYMNSEIDLKELETFKDSVKLGVTSTAFEQAIEQVKINEAWTTNYKKQIQDILKEI is encoded by the exons ATTGAAGATAATCCCGCATTTGGAGGATGGAAATTTCACCAGCAGTGGGGAACTTTGGATAACAATGGAATTCAAGGAGACTACGAACAAGATAGTTCTCAATGCTCGGGAAATTACGTTTCACCAGGTGGAAATCGTATCTTTGGCAAAGGATATTGCGGTCACTAATGTCacggtgaaaaatgattcCGAGCTTGTTATCATCCGGGTGAATAAGCTATTGAGAAAGGGCGAAAGTCATAAGCTGTACATTCGGTTCAGCGGGATATTGAACGACGTTCTGCAAGGATTTTACAGAAGCAGCTATGTCGATTCGGCAACTAATGAAACCAG ATGGACAGCTACTACTCAGTTCTCGCCAACGTACGCTCGACGTGCCTTTCCGTGCTTTGATGAGCCTTCGTTCAAAGCTCGATTCAGGATATCTCTTGGTAGGCGAGAGAACATGACGTCGATTTCAAACATGCCGCTCAAATCGACCCAAGATAT GCCTAACATGCCGCATTTTGTCTGGGACCATTATCAACCGAGTTTACCGATGTCCACGTACCTCGTGGCCTTCATTGTAACAGACTTTGATAACGTCCAAGTAAAAGATTCGTCCCAGCCCGTTTTTCGGCTCTGGTCAAGGCATGACGTGATCGATCAGACCGAGTACATGTCGAAGATTGGTCCGAGTATGTTGCGATTCTTGGAAGGCTACTTCAACATCCCATTTCCGCTTGATAAGCAGGACATAGTGGCTTTGCCGGACTTCGGTTACAACGCCATGGAAAATTGGGGTCTCATCACATTTCG GGAATCTGCTATGCTCGTAAACGAGAAGGAGGCAGTTGCCGAAGCCAGGCAAAACGTTGCGAGTGTTGCCGGACACGAGCTGGCCCATCAATGGTTCGGAAATTTAGTCACTCCCGCTTGGTGGTCTGATCTATGGTTGAAAGAAGGGTTTGCAACATTCTTCGGCAACATGGCAGTTAATCAT GTGGAACCTACGTGGAGAATGACCGATAGCTTGATCCAGGATCTTCACGATGTACTCGTGGGCGACGCGCTGGAAAGCTCTCACCCAATTTCCGTCGGGCTGAATCACACCGACCAGATTACCCAGATATTCGATTCTATTTCGTACATCAAAGGCTGCTCGATCATTCGCATGATGCACCATTTCCTCGGAGCCGAAGTATTTCGGATGGGAATACAGAGGTACTTGAGAACTTACTCGTATCGCAATGCCGAGCAGGATGTTCTCTGGGAGGCTCTGACTTACGAGGCCCGTTTGAGCGAAAATCCGGTCACTTACATCACTGTCAAAAATGTCATGGACACTTGGACCTTGCAAACGGGTTACCCTGTTTTACAAGTACAGAGGAATTACAAGACTGGAACAGTCACCGTGTTTCAA GAGCGATTCTGCTGGGCAATTGCCGGCTGTCAGGATAGCACGGAATCCTGGTGGATTCCCTTGACTTGGACCACCCAATCGAATCCAAGATACAACGATACGATGCCCAAAGCGTGGCTTTGGAATCCTACTTTGGAATTAAACGACACGGTACCTGACGATCAGTGGATTTTGTTCAATCTTGGTCAAACGG GTTACTATCGCGTCAATTACGACGATAGAAACTGGAAGCAGCTTGCACAGTCCTTTGAAACGCTGCCGCCGGTAATTAGATCACAACTGATCGACGATTCGCTCGCGGCTTCTCGAGCGGGTAATTTGCGGTACAAAATAGCGATTGATCTTATCAGTAGATTGGAAAATGAGACAGATTTTTTGGTCTGGAATGCTGCGCTGAACCAACTGGAATACATACATGACAAGATGCACGACGACGCGGACTATAAT AAATTTATGCTGCGACTTGGGAGAAAAATCTTTGAGACAATCGGTACGGTGGAAAAGCAGAACGACGGACATCGCGAGAGACGATGgcgaggaaaaataatgaaatggGCTTGCATAGTCGGTCACGAAGAATGCCGACAACGTGCgcatcaatttttgaaaaattggattgAAATGCCACCGGCGAAAGAAAATCC AGTTCCGGCTAATTTGAGAAGCTGGGTATATTGTACGGGATTAAAACACGGGGGTAAGAGTGAATGGAATTTTTTGTGGAATCAATATCTCAAAACGACTTCCGGATCGGAAAAGACAGCGTTACTGGAAGCCCTGGGATGCATAACTGATGATGCTATCCTCCTCAG ctatttggaaaaatcaatttcaaaaaattctggtGTACGGAAACAAGACGGTTGGTGGGTTTTTCGTTCTGTCGCTGGAAATCCGATTGGCAAAGACATCGCTTTTCGTTTTCTTAGAGAAAACTGGGTTGCCCTTAACGAGTA ctACGGCTCCGGTTTCTCAGCAGTAGCAAAAATGGTGACGGCACTACCAAGATACATGAATTCCGAAATTGACCTGAAGGAG TTGGAGACTTTTAAAGATTCCGTAAAGTTGGGCGTTACCAGCACTGCTTTCGAACAAGCGATTGAGCAGGTAAAGATTAACGAGGCTTGGACTACAAACTACAAGAAACAGATCCAagatattttgaaagaaatctga
- the LOC124187719 gene encoding ADAM 17-like protease: MKPRDLLLTILLILHNICNTCSLHDNLKYYETLHASHFQHKIVKRGAQHSYHPFNKINEVEFYTHGRNFRLFLTPRREVIHSNFKAYEVNEDGEETTVHVDHENFYHGRVFGEVDSYAHVHVDDGMLTATITVPDDDTYHIEPSWRHLPHADNRSMIVYKGSNVKLSWEHYEGGEGHTHGVPKTCGYVKEDAGADGTDEEDDKELENEISTQVVHAYNRTKRQTDTYEYTPTKTRCPLLLVADYRFYQEMGASNTKTTINYLISLIDRVHKIYNDTLWQERQEQDGFKGMGFVIKKIVVHSEPTRMRGGEIHYNMVREKWDVRTLLEVFSREYSHKDFCLAHLFTDLKFEGGILGLAYVGSPRRNSVGGICTPEYFKNGYTLYLNSGLSSSRNHYGQRVITREADLVTAHEFGHNWGSEHDPDITECSPSASQGGSYLMYTYSVSGYDVNNKRFSPCSLRSIRKVLQAKSGRCFSEPEESFCGNLRVEGDEECDAGLLGTEDNDSCCDKNCKLRRNEGAVCSDKNSPCCQNCAFMPVAIKCRDAQYATCEQESRCTGASSECPRSPPMNDGTGCLERGQCRHGKCIPYCETQGLQSCMCDTILDACKRCCRMSLNETCFPVDPQDILPDGTPCIQGFCNKGICEKTIQDVVERFWDIIEDININKVMRFLKDNIVGAVIICTAIVWIPASCVVSYVDRRRIKEAEKKWRWKHTDELIHPEDQRRIVHTQGSSRQRIQPT; encoded by the exons ATGAAGCCGCGCGATTTATTATTGACAATTTTGTTGATACTGCACAATATCTGCAACACTT GCAGTCTTCACGacaatttaaaatattacGAAACGTTACACGCATCTCATTTTCAACACAAAATTGTGAAAAGAGGTGCTCAGCACAGCTATCATCCGTTCAACAAAATAAACGAAGTAGAATTCTACACTCATGGCAG GAATTTTCGCCTATTCCTCACCCCGAGGCGAGAGGTCATACATTCTAATTTCAAGGCATATGAGGTGAACGAAGATGGTGAAGAAACCACAGTTCACGTTG ACCATGAAAACTTTTATCATGGACGCGTCTTTGGAGAAGTGGATTCATATGCTCATGTACACGTTGATGATGGAATGCTGACAGCGACAATAACAGTACCAGATGATGACACTTATCACATCGAA CCTTCCTGGAGACATTTACCCCACGCAGATAATCGTTCTATGATCGTCTATAAAGGATCAAATGTGAAGCTGAGCTGGGAACATTACGAGGGTGGTGAAGGACACACTCATGGGGTTCCAAAGACCTGCGGATATGTTAAGGAAGATGCAG GTGCTGATGGTACAGATGAAGAAGACGATAAAGAGCTAGAAAACGAAATCAGCACTCAAGTGGTGCACGCTTACAATAGAACGAAAAGACAAACGGATACTTATGAATATACACCCACTAAAACTCGCTGTCCTCTGCTGCTGGTTGCAGACTACAGATTTTATCAAGAAATGGGAGCCAGCAATACGAAAACAACCATCAATTACTTG ATCAGCCTCATCGATAGAGTGCACAAAATATACAACGATACTTTGTGGCAGGAGCGTCAAGAGCAGGATGGATTCAAGGGAATGggttttgtaattaaaaaaattgttgtacataGCGAGCCAACCCGCATGCGAGGGGGCGAGATCCATTACAACATGGTTCGCGAAAAGTGGGACGTTCGGACTCTACTTGAG gTATTTAGCCGGGAATATAGTCACAAGGATTTTTGTTTGGCGCACTTATTCACCGATCTTAAATTCGAGGGAGGAATACTAGGCTTGGCATACGTTGGTTCTCCACGTAGAAATTCCGTTGGAGGAATATGCACTCCGG AATACTTTAAAAACGGTTACACATTGTACTTAAATTCTGGACTGAGCTCAAGCCGGAATCACTATGGTCAAAGAGTAATCACACGCGAAGCTGATCTCGTTACTGCACATGAATTTGGACATAACTGGGGATCAGAACATGATCCTGATATAACG GAATGTAGCCCTAGTGCCAGTCAAGGAGGTTCTTATTTGATGTATACATACAGCGTTAGTGGATATGACGTCAATAATAAG CGCTTTTCTCCATGCAGTTTACGCTCAATCAGAAAAGTACTGCAAGCAAAGTCCGGCCGATGCTTCTCTGAACCAGAAGAATCGTTCTGTGGAAATTTGAGAGTAGAGGGCGATGAGGAGTGTGACGCAGGTCTTTTGGGTACAGAAGACAATGATTCTTGTTGCGATAAGAACTGTAAACTACGTCGTAACGAAGGCGCCGTCTGCAG CGATAAGAACTCTCCGTGCTGCCAAAACTGTGCATTCATGCCAGTTGCAATAAAGTGCCGCGATGCTCAGTACGCTACATGTGAACAGGAATCAAGATGCACTGGGGCATCGAGTGAATGTCCTCGATCACCTCCAATGAATGACGGTACTGGATGCTTGGAGCGAGGTCAATGTCGTCACGGAAAGTGCATTCCGTACTGTGAAACTCAAGGACTTCAGAGTTGCATGTGTGATACAA TTCTAGACGCGTGCAAACGATGTTGCAGAATGAGCCTCAATGAAACTTGTTTCCCTGTTGATCCCCAAGATATTTTGCCAGATGGCACACCTTGTATTCAAGGATTTTGTAATAAG GGAATATGTGAGAAGACGATCCAAGACGTTGTTGAACGTTTCTGGGATATTATTGAGGACATAAACATCAACAAAGTGATGCGGTTTTTGAAGGACAACATAGTTGGTGCTGTGATAATTTGTACAGCAATAGTTTGGATACCAGCGAGCTGCGTTGTCAGTTACGTAGACAGACGTCGGATAAAGGAAGCAGAGAAAAAATGGCGTTGGAAGCACACGGACGAGCTTATTCACCCGGAGGATCAAAGACGAATAGTTCATACACAGGGTTCGTCAAGACAGAGAATACAACCTACTTAA